The following proteins come from a genomic window of Nocardioides albertanoniae:
- a CDS encoding response regulator has product MSAVRVLVIEDEELAAEAHAAYVERVSGFGLAGVARSAREAARALDAARDAGTPVDLVLLDMNLPDGHGLGFLSKLRAAGHLCDVIAVTAARDTRVVRQAVAQGVVLYLLKPFTFATFRDKLEQYADFRARLDAAPEEVVQHEVDQLLGSLRPTGAPPLPKGMSPETLRAVTAALREADHELSASEVAAAVGASRVTARRYLEHLADTGSAARGVRYGPSGGRPEVSYSWGRGRER; this is encoded by the coding sequence ATGAGCGCCGTCAGGGTGCTGGTCATCGAGGACGAGGAGCTGGCTGCCGAGGCCCATGCGGCGTACGTCGAGAGGGTCTCGGGCTTCGGGCTCGCCGGGGTCGCGCGCTCGGCCCGCGAGGCGGCCCGGGCCCTCGACGCCGCCCGCGACGCCGGCACACCGGTCGACCTCGTGCTGCTCGACATGAACCTGCCCGACGGGCACGGGCTCGGGTTCCTCAGCAAGCTGCGCGCCGCCGGGCACCTGTGCGATGTCATCGCGGTGACCGCGGCCCGCGACACGCGCGTCGTGCGGCAGGCGGTCGCCCAGGGAGTGGTGCTGTATCTGCTCAAGCCGTTCACGTTCGCGACCTTCCGCGACAAGCTCGAGCAGTACGCCGACTTCCGTGCCCGGCTCGACGCGGCGCCCGAGGAGGTCGTGCAGCACGAGGTCGACCAGCTCCTGGGCTCGCTGCGCCCCACCGGCGCCCCGCCGCTGCCCAAGGGCATGAGCCCGGAGACGCTCCGGGCCGTGACGGCGGCGCTGCGCGAGGCCGACCACGAGCTCTCGGCCAGCGAGGTCGCCGCCGCCGTCGGCGCCTCGCGGGTGACCGCACGGCGCTACCTCGAGCACCTGGCCGACACCGGCTCGGCCGCGCGCGGCGTGCGCTACGGCCCCAGCGGCGGTCGGCCGGAGGTCAGCTACTCCTGGGGGCGCGGCCGCGAACGGTAG
- a CDS encoding sensor histidine kinase — protein MPHRRPLRPRSLRDGSVARQVLLLQLGTVLLLVVVGILMASYDAQRDSRSRATQRSVAVAQTVADSPTTRAALHGEDPTRTLQPWTVKVRRDTDTDFVVVMGLDRTRYTHTDPRQIGGKFVGDLGGAPEGEVFTQEYTGTLGPSVRSVVPVEEGGRVVALVSVGITVSDINRGLMRDVGIVVLCGAGVLGVGLAGAWLLSRRLHRLTHGLGEHELARMYEYYSAVLHSVREGLLLLDGEGRVQLVNDEAVRLLALPGDVVGTRIEDLDLPPALVTAARGHTAETDDLYLAGERILVVSSAPARWDGRDVGSVVTLRDHTELRAVTGELEVVRRLTESLRSQNHESANRLHTVVSLIELGRSEEAVSFATDELRVAQLLTDQVVAAVEDPVVTAHLLGKSAEAAERGIELRIEGELPPGTGVTPRDLVTVLGNLIDNALDAVTEADSREVEVDLAGDDHAVTIRVGDSGPGLDHADSARALDRGWTTKAEPGTGRGLGLALVGQVARRHDGEVVVGRSHLGGAEFTVTLITEVER, from the coding sequence GTGCCCCATCGCCGACCCCTCCGACCTCGCTCGCTCCGCGACGGCTCGGTGGCACGGCAGGTGCTGCTCCTCCAGCTCGGGACGGTGCTGCTGCTGGTCGTCGTCGGCATCCTGATGGCCTCCTACGACGCCCAGCGCGACTCACGCAGCCGCGCCACCCAGCGTTCGGTGGCCGTGGCCCAGACCGTCGCGGACTCCCCCACCACCCGCGCGGCGCTGCACGGCGAGGACCCGACCCGGACGCTCCAGCCGTGGACCGTGAAGGTGCGCCGCGACACCGACACCGACTTCGTGGTCGTGATGGGGCTCGACCGCACCCGCTACACCCACACCGACCCGCGCCAGATCGGCGGGAAGTTCGTCGGTGACCTCGGCGGCGCACCCGAGGGCGAGGTCTTCACCCAGGAGTACACCGGAACGCTGGGGCCCTCGGTCCGTTCGGTGGTGCCGGTCGAGGAGGGCGGACGCGTCGTCGCCCTGGTCTCGGTCGGCATCACGGTCAGCGACATCAACCGCGGCCTGATGCGCGACGTCGGGATCGTGGTGCTGTGTGGCGCCGGGGTGCTCGGCGTCGGGCTGGCCGGCGCCTGGCTGCTGAGCCGGCGCCTGCACCGGCTCACCCATGGCCTGGGCGAGCACGAGCTGGCCCGGATGTATGAGTACTACTCCGCCGTGCTCCACTCGGTGCGCGAAGGTCTGCTGCTGCTCGACGGCGAGGGACGGGTGCAGCTGGTCAACGACGAGGCGGTTCGGCTGCTGGCCCTACCCGGCGACGTGGTCGGCACCCGGATCGAGGATCTCGATCTGCCGCCCGCGCTGGTCACCGCCGCCCGTGGCCACACCGCCGAGACCGACGACCTCTACCTCGCCGGCGAGCGGATCCTGGTGGTCTCCTCGGCCCCGGCGCGCTGGGACGGCCGCGACGTCGGCTCGGTCGTGACCCTGCGTGATCACACCGAGCTGCGTGCGGTGACCGGCGAGCTCGAGGTCGTACGCCGCCTCACCGAGTCGCTGCGCTCGCAGAACCACGAGTCGGCCAACCGGCTGCACACCGTGGTCTCCCTCATCGAGCTGGGGCGGTCCGAGGAGGCGGTGTCGTTCGCGACCGACGAGCTGCGGGTGGCCCAGCTGCTCACCGACCAGGTGGTCGCCGCGGTCGAGGACCCCGTGGTCACCGCACACCTGCTCGGCAAGTCGGCCGAAGCGGCCGAGCGGGGCATCGAGCTCCGCATCGAAGGCGAGCTGCCGCCCGGCACGGGCGTCACGCCTCGCGATCTGGTCACGGTGCTCGGCAACCTGATCGACAACGCGCTCGACGCCGTCACCGAGGCCGACTCCCGCGAGGTCGAGGTCGACCTCGCCGGCGATGACCATGCCGTCACGATCCGAGTGGGCGACAGCGGGCCGGGCCTGGACCACGCCGACTCTGCCCGCGCGCTCGACCGCGGCTGGACGACCAAGGCCGAGCCCGGCACCGGCCGTGGCCTGGGCCTCGCCCTGGTCGGCCAGGTGGCGCGACGGCACGACGGCGAGGTGGTCGTGGGCCGCTCGCACCTCGGCGGTGCCGAGTTCACCGTCACCCTGATCACGGAGGTCGAACGATGA